The following are encoded in a window of Citrobacter freundii genomic DNA:
- a CDS encoding molybdopterin guanine dinucleotide-containing S/N-oxide reductase: MANSPAHYSVLTAAHWGPILVETDGDTVFSSRGALPTSQPNSLQTVVRDQVHSKTRVRFPMVRKGFLASPEAPQGVRGQDEFVRVSWDEALNLIHTQHKRIRDSYGPSSIFAGSYGWRSNGVLHKAATLLQRYMALAGGYTGHLGDYSTGAAQAIMPYVVGGNEVYQQQTSWPVVLEHSDVVVLWSANPLNTLKIAWNASDEQGLAYFEALRNSGKRLICIDPMRSESVDFFGDKMEWVAPHMGTDVALMLGIAHTLVENGWHDEAFLARCTTGYERFADYLVGKSDDVAKTAEWAAEICGVPAAKIRELAEIFHQNTTMLMAGWGMQRQQYGEQKHWMIVTLAAMLGQIGTPGGGFGLSYHFANGGNPTRRAAVLASMQGSVKGGTDAVDKIPVARIVEALENPGGFYQHNGMDRHFPDIRFLWWAGGANFTHHQDTNRLIRAWQKPELVVISECFWTAAAKHADIVLPATTSFERNDLTMTGDYSNQHLVPMKQVVPARDEARNDFDVFAELSERWEQGGYERFTEGKSELEWLETFYKIAGQRGASQQVTLPPFAEFWQANRLIEMPESAVNAQFIRFADFRRDPQAHPLKTDSGKIEIYSQKIASYGYADCAGHPMWLAPDEWFGNAEPEQLQVLSAHPAHRLHSQLNYSTLREQYAVADREPVTIHPQDARARGIADGDTVRVWNHRGQILAGAVVTTGIKAGVICIHEGAWPDLDLSAGGICKNGAVNVLTCDLPSSKLGNGCAGNTALAWLEKYTGPALALTAFDPPASS, encoded by the coding sequence TTGGCTAATTCACCCGCACATTACTCGGTATTAACCGCCGCCCACTGGGGACCCATTCTTGTTGAAACCGATGGCGACACGGTTTTCTCCTCGCGTGGCGCATTGCCCACTTCACAGCCCAATTCGTTGCAGACCGTGGTGCGCGATCAGGTACACAGCAAAACGCGGGTGCGTTTTCCGATGGTGCGTAAAGGCTTTCTGGCCTCGCCGGAGGCCCCACAGGGTGTGCGCGGGCAGGATGAGTTTGTCCGTGTCAGTTGGGATGAGGCGCTGAATCTGATCCATACCCAGCATAAGCGTATTCGCGACAGTTACGGTCCGTCCTCCATTTTTGCCGGTTCGTACGGTTGGCGTTCGAACGGTGTGTTACACAAGGCCGCGACCCTGCTGCAGCGGTATATGGCGCTGGCGGGTGGTTATACCGGCCATTTGGGGGATTACTCAACGGGGGCGGCGCAGGCCATCATGCCGTACGTCGTGGGCGGGAACGAAGTCTATCAGCAGCAGACCAGTTGGCCCGTCGTACTGGAGCACAGCGACGTGGTGGTGCTTTGGAGCGCGAATCCGCTCAACACCCTGAAGATTGCCTGGAACGCCTCTGATGAGCAGGGGCTCGCGTACTTTGAGGCGTTACGCAACAGCGGTAAACGCCTGATCTGCATTGATCCGATGCGATCGGAGAGCGTGGATTTCTTTGGTGACAAAATGGAGTGGGTCGCCCCGCATATGGGTACCGATGTCGCCCTGATGCTCGGCATTGCCCATACGCTGGTGGAAAACGGCTGGCACGACGAGGCGTTTCTTGCCCGCTGTACCACCGGTTATGAACGATTTGCCGACTATCTGGTGGGGAAATCCGATGATGTCGCCAAAACGGCAGAGTGGGCTGCGGAGATTTGTGGTGTACCTGCGGCGAAAATACGTGAACTGGCAGAAATATTTCACCAAAATACCACCATGCTGATGGCCGGGTGGGGTATGCAACGTCAGCAGTATGGTGAACAAAAGCACTGGATGATCGTCACGTTGGCCGCCATGCTTGGGCAAATTGGCACGCCTGGCGGTGGTTTTGGTCTCTCTTATCATTTTGCTAACGGCGGCAATCCGACGCGTCGCGCGGCGGTGCTCGCCTCCATGCAGGGGAGCGTAAAAGGTGGCACCGATGCGGTGGATAAAATCCCGGTTGCGCGCATCGTTGAGGCTCTGGAGAACCCCGGAGGGTTCTACCAACACAACGGTATGGACCGCCATTTCCCGGATATCCGTTTTCTCTGGTGGGCGGGCGGGGCAAACTTCACCCATCATCAGGATACCAATCGTCTGATTCGCGCCTGGCAAAAGCCAGAGCTGGTGGTGATCTCCGAGTGTTTCTGGACTGCGGCGGCGAAGCATGCCGATATCGTTTTGCCCGCCACCACCTCTTTTGAGCGTAACGACCTCACCATGACTGGTGATTATAGTAACCAGCATCTGGTACCGATGAAGCAGGTTGTGCCGGCACGCGATGAGGCGCGTAATGATTTTGATGTCTTTGCTGAACTCAGCGAGCGCTGGGAGCAGGGCGGGTATGAACGGTTTACGGAAGGCAAAAGCGAGCTGGAATGGCTGGAGACCTTTTACAAGATTGCCGGGCAGCGCGGGGCCAGCCAGCAGGTGACGTTGCCGCCCTTTGCCGAGTTCTGGCAGGCCAACAGGCTTATCGAAATGCCGGAAAGTGCCGTCAACGCGCAGTTTATTCGCTTTGCTGATTTTCGCCGTGACCCGCAGGCGCATCCGCTGAAAACTGACAGCGGCAAAATCGAAATCTACTCGCAGAAGATTGCAAGTTACGGCTACGCGGATTGTGCAGGGCACCCGATGTGGCTGGCGCCGGATGAATGGTTCGGTAATGCTGAGCCCGAGCAATTACAGGTGCTGTCGGCCCATCCGGCGCACCGTTTGCACAGCCAGTTGAATTACAGCACGTTACGCGAGCAGTACGCGGTGGCGGATCGCGAGCCGGTGACCATTCACCCGCAGGATGCGAGGGCGCGGGGGATTGCCGATGGCGACACGGTCAGGGTGTGGAATCATCGCGGGCAAATTCTGGCCGGGGCGGTGGTGACGACAGGCATCAAAGCGGGCGTGATTTGTATTCACGAGGGCGCCTGGCCAGATTTGGACCTGTCCGCAGGGGGTATTTGTAAGAATGGCGCGGTGAATGTGCTGACCTGCGATCTCCCCAGCTCGAAGCTGGGGAATGGCTGCGCGGGCAACACCGCGCTGGCGTGGCTGGAAAAGTACACCGGGCCCGCACTGGCGCTTACGGCGTTTGATCCGCCTGCCAGTTCATAA
- a CDS encoding autotransporter outer membrane beta-barrel domain-containing protein, producing the protein MIIRNSSGRQRFSLLVSVVVCALSTHTAYGWQQEYIVDAMSGHTAERYTWDSDHQPRYNDILEERIRSTKSVAGPVVNLADQTTLDTTSGMSMGWNFPVSRQVTTGPIAALHYDGSATSTYNEFGDSATSVTQTDPLWHASVSTLGWRVNSQFGDVRPWAQISYNQQFGENIWKAQSGLSRMSAASQDGNWLDVTVGADMLLNPHMAAYAALSQAENSTNNSDYMYTMGVSAKF; encoded by the coding sequence ATGATTATAAGAAACAGTAGTGGTCGCCAGAGGTTCAGCCTTCTGGTGAGCGTCGTGGTCTGTGCGCTGTCTACCCATACGGCCTATGGCTGGCAACAAGAATATATCGTTGATGCTATGTCAGGTCATACGGCTGAACGTTATACATGGGACAGCGATCACCAACCACGCTATAACGACATACTTGAAGAACGCATTCGTTCCACGAAGAGCGTGGCGGGTCCGGTGGTGAACCTGGCGGACCAAACGACGCTGGATACGACCAGCGGTATGAGTATGGGCTGGAATTTCCCCGTGTCCAGACAAGTGACGACCGGCCCGATTGCAGCCCTACATTATGACGGTTCGGCAACGTCCACCTATAACGAGTTTGGCGACAGTGCGACGTCCGTCACGCAGACCGATCCGTTATGGCATGCCAGCGTCAGCACCTTAGGCTGGCGGGTTAATTCGCAGTTTGGCGATGTGCGTCCGTGGGCGCAAATCAGCTATAACCAGCAGTTTGGCGAGAATATCTGGAAGGCGCAATCGGGCCTCAGCCGGATGTCTGCGGCGAGTCAGGACGGCAACTGGCTGGATGTTACCGTGGGTGCCGATATGCTGCTCAATCCGCATATGGCGGCCTATGCTGCGCTCTCTCAGGCGGAAAATAGCACCAATAACAGTGACTATATGTACACCATGGGAGTAAGCGCTAAATTTTAA
- the tag gene encoding DNA-3-methyladenine glycosylase I — MQRCGWVSQDPLYIAYHDKEWGVPETDGQKLFEMICLEGQQAGLSWITVLKKRENYRHAFHHFDPVAVAAMTEDDVERLVLDAGIIRHRGKIQAIIGNARAYLAMAQNGEPFSEFVWSFVDHQPQLTRAASLSDIPTSTPASDALSKALKKRGFKFVGTTICYSFMQACGLVNDHVTGCICYPEGQHDSPINA; from the coding sequence ATGCAGCGTTGCGGCTGGGTCAGTCAGGATCCACTATACATTGCCTATCACGACAAGGAGTGGGGTGTCCCCGAAACCGATGGTCAAAAGCTGTTCGAGATGATCTGTCTGGAGGGGCAGCAGGCGGGGTTATCGTGGATAACCGTCCTGAAGAAACGGGAAAACTATCGTCATGCTTTCCACCATTTCGATCCCGTCGCCGTTGCCGCGATGACCGAAGATGATGTCGAAAGGCTGGTGCTGGATGCCGGTATTATTCGTCATCGAGGGAAAATTCAGGCCATTATAGGCAACGCACGCGCCTACCTGGCGATGGCGCAAAACGGCGAACCGTTTAGCGAGTTTGTCTGGTCGTTCGTTGATCATCAACCGCAGCTGACGCGCGCCGCCAGCCTGAGCGACATCCCCACCTCAACCCCTGCGTCTGACGCGCTCTCAAAAGCGTTAAAAAAGCGCGGCTTTAAGTTTGTCGGCACCACCATCTGTTACTCCTTTATGCAGGCATGCGGGCTGGTCAACGACCATGTCACCGGCTGTATTTGCTACCCGGAGGGTCAACATGATTCGCCAATCAACGCCTGA
- the ghrB gene encoding glyoxylate/hydroxypyruvate reductase GhrB — MKPSIILYKALPDDLLQRLEAHFSVTQVPNLRPETVAQHAQAFASAEGLLGSSETVNSALLENMPRLRATSTISVGYDNFDVEALNARNVLLMHTPTVLTETVADTIMALVLSTARRVVEVAERVKVGEWTKSIGPDWFGTDVHHKTLGIVGMGRIGLALAQRAHFGFGMPILYNARRQHKEAEERFNARYCNLDTLLQESDFVCLILPLTDETHHLFGAAQFAKMKSSAIFINAGRGPVVDETALIAALQSGEIHAAGLDVFEQEPLPVDSPLLSLPNVVALPHIGSATHETRYNMAACAVDNLIDALQGNVEKNCVNPQVAG; from the coding sequence ATGAAGCCGTCCATTATTCTCTACAAAGCGTTACCTGACGATTTACTGCAGCGCCTGGAAGCACATTTTTCGGTGACTCAAGTCCCTAACCTGCGCCCGGAAACGGTCGCACAGCACGCGCAGGCCTTCGCCAGTGCGGAAGGTCTGCTGGGCTCCAGCGAAACCGTCAATAGCGCCCTGCTGGAGAACATGCCCAGGCTGCGCGCAACCTCAACAATCTCCGTAGGCTATGACAATTTCGACGTCGAGGCGCTTAACGCCCGTAATGTCTTACTGATGCACACCCCAACCGTACTGACCGAAACCGTGGCGGATACGATAATGGCACTGGTGTTAAGTACGGCTCGCCGCGTAGTCGAGGTGGCTGAACGCGTGAAAGTAGGTGAATGGACCAAGAGCATCGGGCCGGATTGGTTCGGCACCGATGTACATCACAAAACGTTGGGGATTGTCGGTATGGGCCGCATCGGCCTCGCACTGGCACAACGCGCCCATTTCGGCTTTGGCATGCCCATTCTCTACAATGCACGCCGCCAGCATAAGGAAGCGGAAGAGCGCTTCAACGCGCGCTACTGCAATCTGGATACGCTGTTGCAGGAATCGGATTTTGTCTGTCTGATCCTGCCGCTAACGGATGAGACTCACCATCTGTTTGGCGCCGCGCAGTTCGCCAAAATGAAGTCCTCCGCCATTTTCATCAACGCTGGACGTGGCCCGGTCGTGGACGAAACCGCACTGATTGCCGCCCTGCAAAGCGGGGAAATTCATGCCGCCGGTCTGGATGTGTTTGAGCAGGAACCTCTGCCGGTAGACTCCCCGCTGCTGTCGTTACCAAACGTGGTGGCGCTACCGCATATTGGTTCAGCAACCCATGAAACCCGCTACAACATGGCGGCCTGTGCGGTAGATAACTTAATTGATGCACTGCAAGGGAACGTCGAGAAGAACTGTGTGAATCCGCAGGTAGCAGGATAA
- a CDS encoding MFS transporter: MNSSTNAAKRWWYIMPIVFITYSLAYLDRANFSFASAAGINEDLGITKGISSLLGALFFLGYFFFQIPGAIYAERRSVRKLIFICLILWGGCASLTGMVSNIPMLAAIRFILGVVEAAVMPAMLIYISNWFTKSERSRANTFLILGNPVTVLWMSVVSGYLIQALGWREMFIIEGFPAVIWAFCWWVLVKDKPSQVGWLTESEKSALQAQLEQEQQGIKAVRNYGEAFRSRNVILLCMQYFTWSIGVYGFVLWLPSIIRSGGANLGMVEVGWLSSVPYLAATVAMILASWASDKLQNRKLFVWPLLLIAACAFIGSWAVGADHFWMSYTLLVIAGAAMYAPYGPFFAIIPEMLPRNVAGGAMALINSMGALGSFFGSWFVGYLNGTTGSPSASYIFMGVALFVSVWLTLIVKPANNTRIPVGARHA; this comes from the coding sequence ATGAATAGCTCAACCAATGCAGCAAAACGCTGGTGGTACATCATGCCAATCGTGTTCATCACGTACAGCCTGGCGTATCTCGACCGCGCGAACTTCAGCTTCGCCTCCGCCGCAGGCATTAACGAGGATCTTGGCATTACCAAAGGGATCTCTTCCCTGCTGGGTGCCCTGTTTTTCCTCGGCTATTTCTTTTTCCAGATCCCAGGCGCAATTTACGCCGAGCGCCGCAGCGTACGAAAACTCATTTTTATCTGCCTGATCCTGTGGGGCGGGTGCGCCTCGCTGACCGGAATGGTCAGTAACATCCCCATGCTTGCCGCCATCCGTTTTATTCTTGGCGTCGTAGAAGCCGCCGTCATGCCCGCGATGCTGATTTATATCAGCAACTGGTTTACCAAATCCGAGCGTTCACGCGCCAACACCTTCCTGATCCTCGGTAACCCGGTCACCGTGCTGTGGATGTCCGTCGTTTCGGGTTATTTGATTCAGGCGCTCGGCTGGCGTGAAATGTTCATCATCGAAGGCTTTCCGGCCGTCATCTGGGCGTTCTGCTGGTGGGTGCTGGTCAAAGACAAACCTTCCCAGGTGGGCTGGCTGACGGAGTCCGAAAAAAGCGCGCTGCAGGCACAGCTGGAACAAGAGCAGCAGGGAATTAAAGCCGTGCGTAACTATGGTGAGGCTTTCCGCTCACGCAATGTGATCCTGCTGTGTATGCAGTATTTTACCTGGAGTATCGGCGTTTACGGTTTTGTGTTGTGGCTGCCGTCAATTATCCGCAGCGGCGGCGCGAATCTCGGCATGGTGGAAGTGGGCTGGCTTTCATCGGTCCCGTATCTGGCCGCCACCGTCGCGATGATTTTGGCCTCATGGGCTTCCGACAAACTGCAAAACCGTAAGCTGTTTGTCTGGCCGCTGTTACTGATCGCCGCGTGTGCCTTTATCGGCTCCTGGGCCGTTGGCGCTGACCACTTCTGGATGTCTTACACCCTGCTGGTGATAGCCGGTGCGGCGATGTACGCCCCGTATGGTCCCTTCTTCGCCATCATTCCTGAAATGCTGCCGCGTAACGTCGCCGGGGGCGCCATGGCGCTGATTAACAGTATGGGCGCGCTGGGGTCATTCTTTGGCTCCTGGTTTGTTGGCTACCTCAATGGCACCACCGGCAGCCCGTCCGCCTCGTACATTTTTATGGGGGTGGCGCTTTTTGTCTCAGTGTGGCTAACTCTGATTGTTAAGCCTGCTAATAATACCCGCATTCCGGTTGGCGCACGCCACGCTTAA
- a CDS encoding sugar phosphate isomerase/epimerase family protein, producing MKRKIMVVTAAYGYDQVHAAGGQTAMLPIIAEAGADGVEIRREMLSDAELKTLPTLASAIEIFGLLACYSAPEPLFLQDGHLNPHLPALLQEAQTLQALWLKVSLGHFSHTQQFDTLREWLNDSGMELVVENDQTSCGRLQSMLHFRDACQKQDLPVSLTFDMGNWLWVGDSPEDAAQTLASTVGYIHVKAATPHLDSFRAVAPDRADPRWLALLNTLPTDVPRGIEFPLEGHDLAAVTRHYVELLREE from the coding sequence ATGAAAAGAAAAATTATGGTGGTCACCGCTGCTTACGGTTACGACCAGGTGCATGCAGCAGGCGGGCAAACTGCCATGCTGCCTATTATTGCTGAAGCCGGAGCTGACGGCGTTGAAATCCGCCGCGAAATGCTGAGCGATGCCGAGCTTAAAACGCTGCCAACCCTGGCATCCGCGATTGAAATCTTCGGCCTGCTGGCCTGCTACTCCGCGCCAGAACCGCTATTTCTACAAGATGGTCATCTCAATCCCCACCTGCCAGCGCTCCTTCAGGAAGCCCAAACGTTGCAGGCGTTATGGTTAAAAGTCTCTCTGGGTCATTTTTCCCATACTCAGCAATTCGACACACTGCGTGAGTGGCTCAACGACAGCGGTATGGAACTGGTGGTCGAGAACGATCAAACGTCCTGTGGACGACTGCAGTCTATGCTGCACTTCAGGGATGCCTGCCAGAAGCAGGATCTGCCGGTATCCCTGACCTTTGATATGGGCAACTGGCTGTGGGTCGGCGACTCCCCTGAAGACGCCGCGCAGACGCTCGCCTCAACCGTGGGGTATATCCATGTGAAGGCTGCCACTCCGCATCTCGACAGCTTCCGTGCCGTTGCGCCCGATCGGGCAGACCCGCGCTGGCTGGCACTGTTAAACACGCTGCCCACGGACGTCCCGCGCGGCATTGAATTCCCCCTGGAAGGGCACGACTTAGCGGCGGTGACCCGTCACTACGTCGAACTGCTACGCGAGGAGTAA
- a CDS encoding sugar kinase: MKNSLDVVTIGEAMTMFVATQTGELADVETFIKRVAGAELNVATGLARLGLKVGWVSRVGHDSFGRFIIKSLEKEGIDAQGVTQDGRYATGFQLKSKVENGTDPIVEYFRKGSAASHLGMEDYHEAYFSSARHLHLSGVAAALSASSYELLAHTARTMKAQGKTISFDPNLRPVLWNSEAEMVEKLNRLAFQADWVLPGLKEGMILTGQQTPEGIADFYLRHGVKAVIVKTGADGAWYKTANGEQGCVAPVKVDNVVDTVGAGDGFAVGVISALLEGHSLHQAVARGNKIGALAIQVQGDSEGLPTREQLAE; encoded by the coding sequence ATGAAAAATTCACTGGATGTCGTCACCATTGGCGAAGCAATGACGATGTTTGTCGCCACGCAAACCGGCGAACTGGCGGATGTAGAGACATTTATCAAACGGGTCGCGGGCGCAGAGCTTAACGTGGCAACCGGCCTTGCCCGTCTGGGCCTGAAGGTCGGCTGGGTGAGTCGCGTAGGTCACGACAGTTTTGGCCGATTTATTATTAAGTCGCTGGAAAAAGAAGGGATTGATGCGCAGGGAGTCACCCAGGATGGACGCTACGCAACCGGCTTTCAGCTGAAATCTAAAGTCGAAAATGGAACCGATCCCATCGTGGAATATTTTCGCAAAGGCTCAGCCGCCAGCCATCTTGGCATGGAGGATTATCACGAAGCGTACTTCTCCAGCGCACGCCACCTGCACCTGAGTGGCGTGGCGGCAGCGCTGTCCGCCAGTTCTTACGAACTGCTGGCCCATACCGCCCGCACCATGAAAGCCCAGGGAAAGACTATCTCGTTCGATCCCAATTTACGCCCGGTGCTGTGGAACAGCGAAGCGGAGATGGTGGAGAAACTCAACCGACTCGCATTCCAGGCCGACTGGGTTCTGCCGGGGTTAAAAGAGGGCATGATTTTGACGGGACAACAGACGCCTGAAGGCATCGCTGACTTTTATCTGCGCCACGGCGTGAAGGCAGTGATTGTTAAAACGGGTGCCGATGGCGCCTGGTATAAGACAGCCAACGGCGAGCAGGGCTGCGTCGCACCGGTGAAGGTCGACAACGTGGTCGATACCGTCGGTGCGGGTGATGGCTTTGCGGTCGGCGTCATCAGCGCCCTGCTGGAAGGGCACTCACTGCATCAGGCGGTGGCCCGAGGCAATAAAATTGGCGCCCTGGCCATACAGGTTCAGGGCGACAGTGAAGGATTACCCACACGTGAACAATTAGCGGAATAA
- a CDS encoding LacI family DNA-binding transcriptional regulator has translation MSKSTRATISDVAKAAKTGKTSISRYLNGEKHLLSDALLARIEHAIAELDYRPSLMARGLKHGRTRLIGLIIADITNPYSVNVLSGIEAACREKGFTPLVCNTNNEVDQELHYLDLLRSYQVEGIVVNAVGMREEGLNRLQQSALPMVLIDRKIPDFACDMVGLDNTQAATVATEHLIEQGFEAILFLSEPLGMVNTRRERLTAFRATLARYPGVIAENAEVSLAENTQLDDTLRQFHQQHRGMRKAVISANGALTLQVARSLKRIGLNWGSDIGLLGFDELEWAELAGVGITTLKQPTWQIGYTAVEQVVRRIDGKSDAVQEQVFSGELIVRGSTAR, from the coding sequence ATGAGCAAATCAACACGTGCCACCATCAGCGATGTGGCGAAAGCTGCAAAAACGGGTAAGACCAGCATTTCACGCTACCTCAACGGTGAGAAGCATCTGCTTTCCGACGCGCTGTTGGCCCGCATTGAACACGCCATTGCCGAACTCGACTATCGCCCCAGCCTGATGGCACGAGGCCTGAAGCATGGCCGTACCCGCCTGATAGGCCTGATTATCGCCGACATTACCAACCCCTACTCCGTTAACGTGTTAAGCGGTATCGAAGCTGCCTGTCGCGAAAAAGGCTTTACCCCGCTGGTCTGTAATACCAACAACGAAGTGGACCAGGAGCTGCATTATCTCGATCTGCTGCGCAGCTATCAGGTTGAGGGGATTGTGGTGAATGCCGTCGGCATGCGCGAAGAAGGGCTGAACCGCCTGCAACAGTCTGCACTACCGATGGTGTTGATTGATCGTAAAATTCCGGATTTCGCCTGTGATATGGTCGGTCTGGATAACACCCAGGCGGCGACAGTTGCCACTGAGCACCTGATTGAACAAGGCTTCGAAGCTATTCTGTTCCTCAGCGAGCCGTTGGGGATGGTTAACACCCGACGCGAACGTCTGACTGCTTTTCGCGCCACGCTGGCGCGATATCCCGGCGTTATCGCCGAAAATGCTGAGGTTTCGCTGGCGGAAAATACGCAACTGGATGACACGCTGCGTCAGTTTCATCAGCAGCATCGCGGAATGCGTAAGGCCGTTATCTCTGCCAACGGCGCGCTCACGCTGCAGGTGGCCCGCTCGCTGAAGCGTATTGGCCTCAACTGGGGCAGCGACATCGGCCTGCTCGGTTTTGACGAACTGGAATGGGCCGAACTGGCTGGCGTCGGCATCACCACCCTGAAACAGCCCACCTGGCAGATTGGCTATACCGCCGTCGAGCAGGTTGTACGCCGGATCGATGGTAAATCGGATGCTGTTCAGGAACAGGTTTTCTCCGGTGAGCTGATCGTTCGCGGGTCTACCGCCCGTTAA
- a CDS encoding OmpA family lipoprotein: MKKRVFVIAAIVSGALAVSGCTTNPYTGEREAGKSGMGAGIGSLVGAGIGALSSSKKDRGKGALIGAAAGAAVGGGIGYYMDVQEAKLREKMQGTGVSVTRSGDNIILNMPNNVTFDSSSANLKPAGANTLTGVAMVLKEYNKTAVNVLGFTDSTGSQDLNMRLSQQRADSVASALITQGVEANRIRTRGMGPANPIASNSTAEGKAQNRRVEITLSPIQ, from the coding sequence ATGAAGAAACGTGTATTTGTGATTGCTGCCATCGTGAGCGGCGCCTTGGCGGTTTCTGGCTGCACAACAAACCCTTACACCGGTGAACGCGAAGCGGGTAAATCCGGCATGGGGGCGGGCATTGGTTCGCTGGTGGGTGCGGGCATTGGCGCGCTCTCCTCGTCGAAGAAAGATCGCGGCAAAGGCGCGTTGATTGGCGCAGCCGCAGGGGCCGCCGTGGGTGGTGGTATCGGTTACTACATGGACGTGCAGGAAGCAAAACTTCGCGAAAAAATGCAGGGAACCGGCGTGAGCGTGACGCGCAGTGGCGATAACATCATTCTGAATATGCCCAACAACGTCACCTTCGACAGCAGCAGCGCCAACCTGAAACCTGCCGGGGCCAACACCCTGACCGGCGTGGCTATGGTGCTGAAAGAGTACAATAAAACCGCGGTCAACGTATTGGGCTTCACCGACAGCACCGGCAGCCAGGATCTGAACATGCGTCTGTCACAGCAGCGTGCGGACTCCGTTGCCAGCGCCCTGATCACTCAGGGTGTGGAAGCTAACCGTATCCGCACCCGTGGAATGGGCCCGGCGAATCCAATAGCCAGCAACAGCACCGCGGAAGGTAAAGCACAAAACCGCCGCGTAGAAATCACGTTGAGTCCAATTCAGTAA
- a CDS encoding N-acetyltransferase codes for MIRQSTPDDLAPILALWMDSTIYAHPFIEERYWRESEPIVRDVYLPAAQTWVWEESGQLKGFASVMEARFLGALFVEPTAIRSGIGKALVQHVQQRFSLLSLEVYQKNQSAVNFYHALGFRIEDSAWQEETHHPTWIMNWQADQTP; via the coding sequence ATGATTCGCCAATCAACGCCTGACGATCTGGCGCCGATTCTAGCGCTGTGGATGGATAGCACGATTTATGCTCATCCGTTTATTGAAGAACGCTACTGGCGTGAGAGTGAACCCATCGTACGCGATGTCTACCTGCCCGCAGCACAAACCTGGGTATGGGAGGAAAGCGGCCAGCTCAAAGGCTTTGCCAGCGTGATGGAAGCGCGCTTTTTGGGCGCACTGTTTGTTGAACCTACCGCCATCAGAAGCGGGATCGGCAAAGCGCTGGTGCAGCATGTCCAGCAGCGCTTTTCGTTGCTCAGCCTTGAGGTTTATCAGAAGAACCAGTCGGCGGTGAATTTCTACCATGCGCTGGGTTTTCGTATTGAAGACAGCGCATGGCAGGAAGAGACGCATCACCCCACGTGGATTATGAACTGGCAGGCGGATCAAACGCCGTAA